A region from the Bradyrhizobium sp. CCBAU 53340 genome encodes:
- a CDS encoding transketolase yields MEAPTKTLTNTPKLADRAYNIRRNALRMGEVQGQGYIAQALDISDVLAVAYFHAMRYRPEDPTWEERDRFLLSNGHYAIALYAALIEAGIVPEEELETYGSDESRLPMSGMASYTPGMEMSGGSLGLGLSIAVGMGLGLKRKRSEARVYTLFSDGELDEGSVWEAIQSAAHYKLDNLIGIVDVNNQQADGPSTQVMAFEPLVDKLQAFGWFVQRIDGNDLDAVLAAFDRAKSHPEPKPRMIVADTLMGKGVPFLEQREKNHFIRVEQHEWQLALAALEAGRQA; encoded by the coding sequence ATGGAAGCGCCGACCAAAACGTTGACCAACACGCCCAAGCTGGCGGACCGCGCCTATAACATTCGCCGCAATGCGCTGCGCATGGGGGAAGTTCAGGGCCAAGGCTATATCGCTCAGGCGCTCGATATCTCCGACGTTCTCGCCGTGGCTTACTTTCACGCGATGCGCTATCGGCCGGAGGATCCGACCTGGGAGGAACGCGATCGCTTCCTGCTCTCAAACGGGCACTACGCTATTGCGCTTTATGCGGCTTTGATAGAAGCGGGGATCGTCCCCGAGGAAGAGCTTGAGACCTATGGCAGTGACGAGAGCCGCTTGCCAATGTCGGGCATGGCCTCCTACACGCCCGGAATGGAAATGTCGGGTGGCTCGCTCGGCCTCGGGCTCAGCATTGCTGTCGGCATGGGCCTTGGCCTCAAACGCAAAAGGTCCGAGGCGCGGGTATACACCTTGTTCTCCGACGGCGAGCTCGACGAGGGCTCCGTGTGGGAGGCCATCCAGTCGGCGGCCCACTACAAGCTGGACAACCTGATCGGCATTGTCGATGTCAACAACCAGCAGGCCGACGGTCCCTCGACGCAAGTCATGGCCTTCGAACCCTTGGTCGACAAGCTCCAGGCATTCGGCTGGTTCGTACAACGTATCGATGGCAATGATCTCGATGCCGTGCTCGCAGCATTCGACCGTGCAAAGTCGCATCCCGAGCCGAAGCCGCGAATGATCGTCGCCGACACCCTCATGGGGAAGGGCGTTCCTTTCCTCGAGCAGCGCGAGAAGAACCATTTCATTCGCGTCGAGCAGCACGAATGGCAACTTGCCCTTGCCGCGCTGGAAGCC
- a CDS encoding SDR family NAD(P)-dependent oxidoreductase, whose amino-acid sequence MLLSGKTAIISGAASPRGIGLATARRFASEGARVAILDIDAGAAAGAAATLGKEHLGLRCDVADKSSCERAVASAVEAFGGIDILINNAGITQPVKLLDISAADWDRIQDVNLKGVLFLSQAVIPHMRARKSGSIACMSSVSAQRGGGIFGGPHYSAAKAGVLGLAKAMAREFGPDNIRVNCVTPGLIGTDITAGKLTDEMRAKILEGIPLNRLGTAEDVAGIYTFLASDLSAYVTGAVIDVNGGMLIH is encoded by the coding sequence ATGCTGCTCAGCGGGAAGACAGCCATCATTTCGGGCGCGGCCTCGCCGCGGGGGATCGGGCTCGCCACCGCCCGGCGGTTTGCCTCCGAGGGCGCTCGGGTCGCAATCCTCGATATCGATGCCGGAGCCGCGGCAGGGGCAGCAGCCACTCTTGGCAAGGAACACCTCGGTTTGCGCTGCGACGTCGCTGACAAATCGTCCTGCGAGCGGGCAGTTGCAAGCGCGGTCGAGGCATTCGGTGGTATCGATATACTGATCAACAATGCCGGCATTACCCAGCCGGTGAAGCTCCTGGACATATCAGCCGCCGATTGGGATCGCATTCAAGACGTCAATCTCAAAGGCGTTCTCTTCCTCTCCCAGGCCGTGATCCCGCATATGCGTGCGCGGAAGTCCGGATCGATCGCATGCATGTCGTCGGTGTCGGCCCAGCGTGGCGGCGGAATTTTTGGGGGACCACACTATTCGGCAGCGAAAGCCGGCGTTCTTGGTTTAGCCAAGGCCATGGCTCGCGAGTTCGGTCCTGACAACATCCGCGTCAACTGCGTCACGCCTGGCCTGATCGGCACCGATATCACGGCCGGCAAGCTGACTGATGAAATGCGTGCGAAAATTCTGGAAGGCATTCCACTCAATCGTCTCGGCACCGCAGAAGATGTCGCCGGCATCTACACTTTTCTGGCCTCCGATCTCTCCGCGTACGTCACTGGTGCCGTGATCGACGTCAATGGCGGCATGCTCATCCACTGA